The genomic stretch CGGCGTGCCCGACGACCGGTGGGGCGAGGTCGTCTCCGCCGCGGTCGTCGCCCGCACCGAGGTGACCGCCGACGAGCTGATCGCCTTCACCGACGGACGGCTGGCCGGGTACAAGCGGCCGCGCACCGTCCGCATCGTCGACGACCTGCCGCGCAACGCCGCGGGCAAGGTGCTGCGCCGGGTCCTGCGGGACGGCGCGCTGGAAGGGAGCACGGCATGACCGAGCAGGGCATGACCGAGCCGGTCCGCGTCCTCGGCTTCGTCAACCACATCGCGCCGGCGGCCGACATCGAGGACGAGATCGCGCAGGCCCTGGAGTGGGGCGTCGACGTGATCGTGGCCCAGGGCACCGGCAGCGACTGGGGCCCGTACTGGCTGGGCTCGGGCGACCAGGTGTCGGCCAACCAGGCGGCCAACGTCGAGCCCTACGTGCGCGCCGCGCTCGGGCACGGCATCCCGTTCGTCTTCTCGTTCGGCATCGCCGGCGGCAACGTGCACCTGGAGACGTGCCTGCGCGCCTTCGACGAGCTGTGCGCGCGCAACGGATGGACCCCGACGGTGGGCGTCGTCCGCTCCGAGATCGGCAAGGACTACCTCGCGGCCGCCGTCGCCGACGGGCCGCCGGTCGTCCCCGCGTCCGACGGTGCCGGGCACGCCGACCTCACCCTCGACGACGTCGCCGACGCCGCGCGGATCGTCGCGCTGATCGGCCCCGAGCCGGTCATGGACCTGCTCGCCCGCGGGGTGGACGGCGTGGTGACCGGGCGGGCCCTGGACATCGGCCTGTTCATGGCCCTGCCGATGCTCAGGGGCATCCCGACCGCGGTGGCCGCGCACGCCGGCAAGCTGCTGGAGTGCGGCGGGCTCGGCCTGTCACCGGGCGACTCCGGCCGCGCGATCTGGGCGTCGGTCGACGCGACCGGGTTCGAGGTCCGTTCCCCGTCGGCGCACGCGCAGGCGACGGTCCGCTCGCTGGTCTCGCACACGTTCTACGAGCGCTCGCACCCGACGCTGGAGGAGAACCCCGGCGGCACGCTGGACCTCGGGCAGGCCACCTACACCGAGACCGAGCTGGGTGTGCGGTGCGAGGGCGCGGTCTGGCACGAGGCCCCGTACACGGTGCTCATGGAGGGCGCCCGCCGGGAGGGCTTCCGCGCCGTGTCGCTGCTCGGCGTCCGCGAGCCGGCGCTGCTCGCCCAGGCGCGCACCTGGGCCGACGCCGCCGAGGCGCAGGTGGCCGCCGCCCCACGGTTCGCCACGGCGTTCGCCGAGGGACGGCTGAAGGTGGCCACCCGGATCTTCGGCCTGGACGCCGTCCTCGGTGCCCTGGAGCCGAACACGACCGTGACCGGTCACGAGGCGGGCGTGCTGGTCGACGTCGTCGCCGACACCGAGGAGCTGGCCAAGGAGGCCGCGTACTACGCCTTCATCCGCCTGTTCATCGGGCCCTACCCGGGCCGGAAGACGACGGCGGGCAACGCGGCGGCGCCGATCATGCCGGTCGTCGTCCCGGTGTCGGAGGTCTTCACGTTCTCGATCTACCACCTGCTGCCGCTGGCCGACCCGCTCGAGCCGTTCGAGCTGTCGGTCGAGACCTTTCCCCGTTCCGCCGACCGGGAGGTCCGGGCCGATGCGCTTGTATGACGCCGCCGCGATCGTCCGCAGCAAGAACGCCGGGCCGTTCGCCGTCACCATCGACCTGTTCTTCCCCGACGAGGAGCACTACCGGCTGGCCCGGTCGTCGGCGCTGCTGACCCCCGCCGGGGTGGCCGCGGCCTACGGCGTCGACGAGGCCACGGTCAAGGGCGTCTGGTGGGACGACCGCATCCTCGCGGCGAAGGTCTCGCTGCAACGGTGGTCCTCGAGCAGCGACCCGTTCTGCTCGGACCTGTTCGGCGCGCACCTGCACACCCCGCTGGCCGCCGCAGAGCTGGCCTGAGGGCCGGGAGAGTCATGAAGTTCGGCATCCTGCTCACGTCGGTGTACGACGCCAGTGTCGACGCCCGGGTGCAGCGCCGGCAGCACGAGGAGCTGGTGCGCACGGCCGAGGAGCTCGGCTTCGACCTGATGGTGTGCGGGCAGCACTTCCTGGGCTCGGAGCTGCGCTACTTCCAGCCGGTGCCGTGGCTGACCCACATGGCCCAGGTGGCGCCGTCGATGCAGGTCGCGACCGGGATCATCCTGCTGTCGATGGTCAACCCGGTCGACATCGCCGAGCAGATGGCCACCCTCGACGTGCTCACCGACGGCCGGGCGACCTTCGGGGTGGGGCTGGGCTACAGCGGGCACGAGTTCGACGCGTTCGGGGTGGAGCCGGGCACCCGGGTGGCCCGGTTCGAGGAGTCCCTGGAGCTGGTCAAGGCGCTGTGGAGCGGGGAGAAGGTGGACTTCGCCGGCCGGTTCCACAGCGTGCACGGCGCGCAGCCCTCGGTGCGCCCGCTGCAGGAAGGCGGGCTGCCGGTGTGGATCGGCGGGCAGGCCGCCGGCGCGGTGAAGCGGGCCGCACGCATGGGCGATGCCTGGTACGCCCCGCCCTTCCCCTCCCACGCCGAGCTCGCCCAGCTGCGGAAGCTGTTCCTCGACACCCGCGACGAGCACGGCTGCCCACCGGCGGGGACTTCCCGCTGCGCCGCGAGCTGCTCATCGCCCCGACCCGGGAGGCGGGCATGGAGGCGGCACTGGACCGCTACCGCGCCCGCTACGAGACGTACAAGAAGTGGGGCCTGTCGGGGGAGAACACCCCGGTCGGCGACGGAGCGGAGCTGCGGGCGAACATCGAGGAGCAGTTCATCCTCGGGACCGCGCAGGACTGCGCCGCCGAGCTGGCCCGGCTGCGCGACGAGCTCGGCATGACCCACTTCGTGTTCAAGCCCCACTGGCCCGGCCTGCCGCACCGCGAGGCCATGGCCCAGCTGGAGGAATTCGGCACCACCATCGTCCCGGAGTTGCGCACATGAAGCTGGAAGCAGGACAGGTCACCGTCGTCACCGGCGGGGCGAGCGGGATCGGGCGGGCGATGGTCGACGCCTTCGCCGCCCGCGGGCTCGCCGTCGTGCTGGCCGACGTCGAGCAGGGCGCGCTGGACGCCGCCGTGGCGGAGGTCGCGGCCACCGGCGCGCGGGCGATGGGCGCGCGGATCGACGTCCGGCGGCCGGAGGAGCTCGAGGCGCTGGCGGCCACGGTGCAGGCCGAGTTCGGCCGGGTCGACGTCCTGTGCAACAACGCCGGCGTGGTGACCCCGCGGGCACCGGCCTGGCTCCAGTCGCACGCCGACTGGACGTGGCTGGTCGACGTGAACCTGCACGGGGTGGCCAACGGGATCCGGGCGTTCGTGCCGGCGATGGTGGCGGCCGGGCGCGGGCACATCGTCAACACGTCGTCCATGGCCGGGCTGACCACCATCCCCGGCGGCGGCAACGCCGCGTACTCGGCGACCAAGCACGCCGTGGTGGGCCTCTCGGAGACCCTGCGGCTCGACCTCTCCCTGGTGGCGCCCGACATCGGGGTCACCGTGCTGTGCCCCGGGCCGGTGGCCAGCCGGATCCACGACGCCGCCCGCAACCGTCCGGCCGACCTGGCCGCGCCGGAGCCCGCCGAGAGCCTCGCGCCCGGCGCCCAGTCCTGGATGACACTGACCCGGGTCTCCGCCGAGGAGGTCGGCGCCCAGGTCGTCACGGCCGTGGAGGAGGGGCTCGAGTACGTCGTCACCCATCCCGACGTCCTGCCCCTGGCGCGAGGCCGCGCCGAGCACCTGCTCGAAGAACTGTCCGACGCCGTCCCCGGAGGGACCGATCCCCGATGACCAGCACCGTGACCCCGCCGACCGGATCCCCGGGCGGGCTGACCAAGAGCGTCGTCGAGCTGGACCGGGTGGTGATCCGGTTGGCCGGCGACTCCGGCGACGGCATGCAGCTGACCGGCAACCGGTTCACCAGCGAGACGGCGTCGTTCGGCAACGACCTGTCGACGCTGCCCAACTTCCCGGCCGAGATCCGGGCACCGGCCGGCACCGTCCCGGGGGTCTCGAGCTTCCAGCTGCACTTCGCCGACCACGACATCCTGACGCCCGGTGACGCCCCCGACGTCCTGGTGGTGATGAACCCGGCGGCGCTGCGCGCGAACCTGGCCGACCTGCCCGGCGGCGGCCTGCTGATCGCCGACTCCGACGAGTTCACGCCGCGCAACCTGGCGAAGGTCGGCTACGCGACCAACCCGCTGGAGGACGGGTCGCTGGCGGCCTGGCAGGTGGTGCCGGCGCCGTTGACCAGCCTGACCCAGGAGGCGCTCAAGGACTCCGGGCTGGGCAAGAAGGAGGCGGAGCGCTCGAAGAACATGTTCACGCTCGGCCTGCTGTCGTGGATGTACCACCGGCCGACCGAGGGCACGATCCGCTTCCTCGAGCGGCAGTTCCGCCGCAAGCCGGAGATCGCCGCGGCCAACATCGCCGCGTTCCGGGCCGGCTACAACTACGGCGAGACGACCGAGGCGTTCGCGGTCTCCTACGAGATCAAGCCCGCTCCGATGCCGCCGGGCACCTACCGGCAGATCTCGGGCAACCAGGCGCTGTCCTACGGGCTGGTCGCGGCGGGGCAGCGGTCGGGCCTGCCGGTGTTCCTGGGCGCCTACCCGATCACGCCGGCCTCGGACATCCTGCACGAGCTGTCCAAGCACAAGTCGTTCGGTGTGCGCACGTTCCAGGCCGAGGACGAGATCGCCGGCATCGCCTCGGCGATCGGCGCCTCGTTCGGCGGCGCGCTCGGCGTCACGACGACGTCGGGACCGGGTGTCTCGCTGAAGTCCGAGGCCATCGGGCTGGCGGTGATGATCGAGCTGCCGCTGGTCGTGGTCGACGTGCAGCGCGGTGGCCCGTCGACCGGGCTGCCCACCAAGACCGAGCAGTCGGACCTGCTGCAGGCGATGTTCGGCCGCAACGGGGAGGCGCCCGTGCCGGTGATCGCCCCGCAGTCGCCCGGGGACTGCTTCTACGCGGCGGTGGAGGCGGCGCGGATCGCGCTGGCCTACCGGACGCCGGTCATCCTGCTGTCCGACGGCTACCTGGCCAACGGCGCCGAGCCGTGGGCGGTGCCGGACGTGGAGTCGCTCCCGGACCTGACCCGGGACGTCGGCTTCGCGACCGAGCCGAACGGGGAGGACGGCGAGTTCCTCCCGTACCTGCGCGACGAGGAGACGCTGGCCCGGCCGTGGGCGATCCCGGGCACGGCGGGCATGCAGCACCGGGTGGGCGGGCTGGAGAAGGCCGACCGGACCGGCAACATCTCCTACGACGCGGCCAACCACGACTTCATGACCCGCATCCGGCAGGCCAAGGTCGACGGCATCGCCGCGAGCCTGCCGCCGACCGAGGTCGACGACCCGGACGGCGACGCGCGGGTGGCCGTGATCGGCTGGGGGTCGACCTACGGCCCGATCGGGGCGGCGTGCCGCCGGGTGCGCCGCTCGGGGCGGTCGATCGCGCAGATCCACCTGCGCCACCTCAACCCGATGCCGGCCGACCTGGGCGACATCCTGGCCCGCTACGACCGCGTGATCTGCCCGGAGATGAACCTCGGCCAGCTCGCGCTGCTGCTGCGCGCCAAGTACCTCGTCGACGTCGAGAGCCACACCCAGGTGCGCGGGCTGCCCTTCCGGGCCGCCGAGCTCGCCGCCGTTCTGCAGGGCGCCATCGACTCCACCGGAGGCACGCCGTGACCACCACCGACCACGTGCACGACCTCGGCATGCCGGAGACCGGCCCGATCGAGGCCGCCATCGCCGCGAGTGGCGCCAAGCAGACCGAGCTGAAGGCCAAGGACTTCAAGACCGACCAGGAGGTGCGCTGGTGCCCGGGGTGCGGTGACTACGTCATCCTCAACGCGGTCCAGTCCTTCCTGCCCTCGCTGGGCATCGCCCGCGAGGACATGGTGATCGTCTCGGGGATCGGCTGCTCCTCCCGCTTCCCGTACTACATGAACACCTACGGGATGCACTCCATCCACGGCCGCGCCCCGGCGATCGCCACCGGCCTGGCCGCCTCCCGCCCCGACCTGTCGGTGTGGGTGGTCACCGGCGACGGCGACGCGCTGTCCATCGGCGGCAACCACCTCATCCACGCGCTGCGCCGCAACGTGAACATGACGATCCTGCTGTTCAACAACCGGATCTACGGGCTGACCAAGGGCCAGTACTCGCCCACCAGCGAGGTCGGCAAGGTCACCAAGTCCACCCCCATGGGCTCCCTGGACCACCCGTTCAACCCGGTCTCCCTCGCCCTCGGCGCCGACGCCACCTTCGTCGGCCGCGCGATGGACTCCGACCGCAAGGGGCTCACCGACGTGCTGCGGCAGGCCGCCGAGCACCAGGGCACCTCGCTGGTGGAGATCTACCAGAACTGCAACATCTTCAACGACGGCGCCTTCGAGCTGCTCAAGGACCCCGCCACCGGCACCCAGTGGTCGATCCCGCTGGTCCACGGCCAGCCGCTGGTCTTCGGCCCCGACGGCGCCTCCTGCGTCGTGCGCGACGAGTTCGGCGGCCTGCGGATCGCCGAGACCAACCAGGTCGACGCGGCCGAGATCGTGGTCCACGACGCGCACCGGGAGAACCCCGCGTATGCGTTCGCGCTGTCCCGGCTGTCCTCCCAGGACCTGCGCTACACCCCGATGGGCGTCTTCCGGTCGGTGCAGAAGGCGACCTACGACTCGATGATGGCCGAGCAGGTCGACTCCGCCCGCGCCCAGCAGCCCGCCGACCTCCACGCCCTCCTGTCGGGCACCGACACCTGGACCGTCGAGGCGTGATGCCGGGTCGCCTCGCCGACAGGGTCGCGTTGATCACCGGTGCGGGCTCCGGGCTCGGCCGGGCCTCGGCGCTGCGCTTCGCGCAGGAGGGCGCCCTGGTGGCGTGCGTCGACCTGGAGGAGTCCGTGGCCGCCGGCACTGCCGACGAGATCGTCGGCGCCGGCGGCCAGGCCATTGCCGTCGGCGCCGACGTGTCCGTGCCCGCGGACGCCGACCGGATGACCACGGCGACGATCGAGGCG from Blastococcus sp. PRF04-17 encodes the following:
- a CDS encoding acyclic terpene utilization AtuA family protein; this encodes MTEQGMTEPVRVLGFVNHIAPAADIEDEIAQALEWGVDVIVAQGTGSDWGPYWLGSGDQVSANQAANVEPYVRAALGHGIPFVFSFGIAGGNVHLETCLRAFDELCARNGWTPTVGVVRSEIGKDYLAAAVADGPPVVPASDGAGHADLTLDDVADAARIVALIGPEPVMDLLARGVDGVVTGRALDIGLFMALPMLRGIPTAVAAHAGKLLECGGLGLSPGDSGRAIWASVDATGFEVRSPSAHAQATVRSLVSHTFYERSHPTLEENPGGTLDLGQATYTETELGVRCEGAVWHEAPYTVLMEGARREGFRAVSLLGVREPALLAQARTWADAAEAQVAAAPRFATAFAEGRLKVATRIFGLDAVLGALEPNTTVTGHEAGVLVDVVADTEELAKEAAYYAFIRLFIGPYPGRKTTAGNAAAPIMPVVVPVSEVFTFSIYHLLPLADPLEPFELSVETFPRSADREVRADALV
- a CDS encoding DUF4387 family protein, translated to MRLYDAAAIVRSKNAGPFAVTIDLFFPDEEHYRLARSSALLTPAGVAAAYGVDEATVKGVWWDDRILAAKVSLQRWSSSSDPFCSDLFGAHLHTPLAAAELA
- a CDS encoding LLM class flavin-dependent oxidoreductase, encoding MKFGILLTSVYDASVDARVQRRQHEELVRTAEELGFDLMVCGQHFLGSELRYFQPVPWLTHMAQVAPSMQVATGIILLSMVNPVDIAEQMATLDVLTDGRATFGVGLGYSGHEFDAFGVEPGTRVARFEESLELVKALWSGEKVDFAGRFHSVHGAQPSVRPLQEGGLPVWIGGQAAGAVKRAARMGDAWYAPPFPSHAELAQLRKLFLDTRDEHGCPPAGTSRCAASCSSPRPGRRAWRRHWTATAPATRRTRSGACRGRTPRSATERSCGRTSRSSSSSGPRRTAPPSWPGCATSSA
- a CDS encoding SDR family NAD(P)-dependent oxidoreductase, with protein sequence MKLEAGQVTVVTGGASGIGRAMVDAFAARGLAVVLADVEQGALDAAVAEVAATGARAMGARIDVRRPEELEALAATVQAEFGRVDVLCNNAGVVTPRAPAWLQSHADWTWLVDVNLHGVANGIRAFVPAMVAAGRGHIVNTSSMAGLTTIPGGGNAAYSATKHAVVGLSETLRLDLSLVAPDIGVTVLCPGPVASRIHDAARNRPADLAAPEPAESLAPGAQSWMTLTRVSAEEVGAQVVTAVEEGLEYVVTHPDVLPLARGRAEHLLEELSDAVPGGTDPR
- a CDS encoding 2-oxoacid:acceptor oxidoreductase subunit alpha, which codes for MTSTVTPPTGSPGGLTKSVVELDRVVIRLAGDSGDGMQLTGNRFTSETASFGNDLSTLPNFPAEIRAPAGTVPGVSSFQLHFADHDILTPGDAPDVLVVMNPAALRANLADLPGGGLLIADSDEFTPRNLAKVGYATNPLEDGSLAAWQVVPAPLTSLTQEALKDSGLGKKEAERSKNMFTLGLLSWMYHRPTEGTIRFLERQFRRKPEIAAANIAAFRAGYNYGETTEAFAVSYEIKPAPMPPGTYRQISGNQALSYGLVAAGQRSGLPVFLGAYPITPASDILHELSKHKSFGVRTFQAEDEIAGIASAIGASFGGALGVTTTSGPGVSLKSEAIGLAVMIELPLVVVDVQRGGPSTGLPTKTEQSDLLQAMFGRNGEAPVPVIAPQSPGDCFYAAVEAARIALAYRTPVILLSDGYLANGAEPWAVPDVESLPDLTRDVGFATEPNGEDGEFLPYLRDEETLARPWAIPGTAGMQHRVGGLEKADRTGNISYDAANHDFMTRIRQAKVDGIAASLPPTEVDDPDGDARVAVIGWGSTYGPIGAACRRVRRSGRSIAQIHLRHLNPMPADLGDILARYDRVICPEMNLGQLALLLRAKYLVDVESHTQVRGLPFRAAELAAVLQGAIDSTGGTP
- a CDS encoding 2-oxoacid:ferredoxin oxidoreductase subunit beta; the encoded protein is MTTTDHVHDLGMPETGPIEAAIAASGAKQTELKAKDFKTDQEVRWCPGCGDYVILNAVQSFLPSLGIAREDMVIVSGIGCSSRFPYYMNTYGMHSIHGRAPAIATGLAASRPDLSVWVVTGDGDALSIGGNHLIHALRRNVNMTILLFNNRIYGLTKGQYSPTSEVGKVTKSTPMGSLDHPFNPVSLALGADATFVGRAMDSDRKGLTDVLRQAAEHQGTSLVEIYQNCNIFNDGAFELLKDPATGTQWSIPLVHGQPLVFGPDGASCVVRDEFGGLRIAETNQVDAAEIVVHDAHRENPAYAFALSRLSSQDLRYTPMGVFRSVQKATYDSMMAEQVDSARAQQPADLHALLSGTDTWTVEA